In Haliaeetus albicilla chromosome 18, bHalAlb1.1, whole genome shotgun sequence, the DNA window ATCTCTGCTAGACTCAAAACACACAATCCAACTTGATCCAGAGCCACAGAACCTGCTGAAATACCTAAGAAAGAAATCCGGTCGCGAAGGCAGCATGGGGGGGGGGTAGGTCTCGGCACACTGCTTTGACACACTCTCTCGCTCCACTTACACTAGCACCCTCAACTTTCCCAGAACGTTTCATCGCCACAAAGGCCAACTGGCATGGAAAAGTCCACGTGCATGGTAACTCTCCAGAACACGACGCCTGCTTCCAAACTGCCTAGCAGGAGCTCACGAGCTGTGGGAGAGCCCTAACCAGCCCCCAGCCTTGGGCCAAAACTCTGCCGCGGGCTGCTGCTGGAGTCTAAGAGCAGGGATGTTGTGGCCCTGTGCTGGCGGCCTTCCCGGCACCGCCTCACCTCCCGCTCCAGCCTCTGCGTCTCAAGCTGAAGACCCAAGGCAGACGCAACTGGACGTGGCTTTTGCAGAAGCAATTGATCTTCCATGAGCCTCAAAGACTGGGAATGAAATATTACAGGTGCCTTTAAGGTCTATTTTCGCTGTTGATGGAGTCTTCTCTGCGAGACTGGTAAAtgtgaataaaacattttggcaAAATCTCTGCTGGCAAACTAAAGGCTGCTGGGAAAGGCTCTTGGGGCCTAGGACTCGCCCATCTCTGTCATTCAGCTGCTACCACTGCCTTCTAATTCTAGAATTGTGGAATCAATTAATTCTAGAATTAGTTAGAGCAGTccctggtttggttttggccCGGGCCAGCCGGCTCTCTCCCTGTCGCTGCCCACCCGCCCTTCGGGCCGAAAACCAAGAGCCGGCCTGGACGTTTCGGGGTTGACGAGCCTGTTCCGCGCCAGTTCGCCTCAGCGCCAAGCagcagcccccccgccccggcccggtgCGTGTAGCTTACACTCAGAGGACTACAATCCCCACAGAGCCCTGCGGCGCGCCTGGCCAATACTAACGCACCCCGGCGCCGGGCGGCCGGCGAGGCGGGGGCGGCCCCTTCGGGCGGAGCGCCGCTCGGCCCAGCGGGATGGCCGCCGCGGCGGTGGCGCTGGCGCTGGGCGGGGGGCTCGTCCTGGCCGCCTGGCGCTGGCTGCGGGGCGAGGCccgggccgcggccgcggccggggccggggccggggccggggcctcCATGCGGGGCAAGACGGTGATCATCACGGGCGCCAACAGCGGGCtgggccgggcggcggcggccgagctGCTGCGGATGCGGGCCCGCGTCATCATGGGCTGCCGCGACCGGGCGCGGGCCGAGCGGGCGGCCCGCGAGATCCGGGCCGAGCTGGGCGAGCGGGCCGAGGGCGAGGGCGGCGGCGAGCTGGTGGTCCGCGAGCTGGACCTGGCCTCGCTCCGCTCCGTCCGCGCCTTCTGCCACCGCGTCCTCCAGGtacggcggcggggcgcggggcccGTGGGGCCTGCCGGGGCCCGTGGGGCCTGCCGGCTCCCGCGGCGACGCAGGCAGGGACCGGGCGGCCTCAGCCCGTCCCCGGGAGGGGACGCGGGGTGCCTGAGGTGATGGCGGGTGCTAACGGGGCGGCGGCGTCCTCGGGGCTCCGCGTTCGCAGGGCTTGTGCCTGCTGCCGCCGTCCGGTTTGGGGGTACGGGATGGTGCCGAGCTCCCCGCGGGGTTCGGGAGGAGCGTGGGAGTAAGTGGGCGACGATTTTAAATTGGCACCTCGAAACCTAAGTGTCGTACTAGCTTGGGCTGTTACAGTAGTCCCAACTGTTCTAGTACCGCTCTGTTCTGAAAAGGAAGCACTTGTTCCTGTGTGACGTcagttgtttgctttcctttccctctcttcgACTCTACAGTAACCTGcctttgctattttaaattagtGTTAGAGCTCAGCCTTGTCTCCAAAGGAATGAAAGTTGACATGAGTGTGCTGCTCACAGCTCCAGCCACCCTTCTGCCACCTCCTCaccctgttccccccccccctttttaaatttcttggCCACTGCTAGCAGGGTTTAGTAGACAGACATCTTTAAAGTTTCTGCAGATTTCCTGAAAACCCGAGTTTAAGGAGAACGAGGGCATCCAGTTGATTTGCCTGACAGAAATGCCACTAGATGAGTTCAGCTGCGTTATTAGACACCAGCGAGCAGAGGGAGGCACCGTTGGAGGCGTTATTGCCATGAACACCGGCAGTTGGGACTCATCTAGTCACTCAAGCCGTGAGTGGGCTTGGAAGTCACGGGAAGCCAGGCTTAATAAGGTCTGCTGCCCCTCAGAGCAGAGCTCATGAAGTACTTGAAAGGTGCTCAGATGCTGTtgtgagaggggaaaaaaacagaggactTTAGCGCATTAATTCTCAGATAGCTTTTCTAAAACTTAAACGTTTGCAATAAGTCAAGTCCTAAGTTCTCTAGTGGGGCTCTGTGTAGTTACGTACATTCATACATACAAATCCAGTGGTGAGGTCTAAGCTTGCTTCAGTGTTTTGGGAAAATATGCGTTTACAAAATGATATGCAGAGTAAacaccagaaaagaaacatactgcctaaatttttaaaattatagctCTTGTAGTACAAAATATCCCCAAACATAAATTTATTAGCCTCTCTTTATTGGTAAATCCAGTACAAGTGACTTTAAGTGTGAAGAGGGTGGAGAAAAAGAGTGCATATATCTGCAGAGTGCTACTGACACCTGCGTTCTaacttccattttcaaaataattctaaaaGCAGTTGAATGACAAGGGATGTGAGTTCAAGTAGTACTTTCAAAAGCTGTTCCATCCACGTTCATGTTGTCTTCTCTAACCTGTGACTTCTTTTTTGGAGCCATTTGTTTGGCGtgttttttatgtgttttatttgAGATGAAAACTTAAATATCGGCAGGATGGGGAAACAATGCGCTCCCACCGCCTAACTCAGTTTGTgggatttttcctttccagaactGCAAGGGATTATATCTTTCACTCCTTAGCCTCACTGCAAAAAGTATAAGATTTAGAGATGTTGGAGGGCTCTGTGGAAAAATGGAAGCAAGCTCAGAGGCTGCAAAGAATAGCATTGCCTGTCAAAACAATGTTTTGTGCTTTCTTGTTGCATTTGGTCATAGCTGCCTGCTTGGCCCTGATTGCATTACTCTAGATTATTATTCTATTTAGGAGTCTCAAAAAAATAGCACAACTAGAGGTCTTGCTTCTTGAAGTGTTAAGtcttgcaaaataaattctcCAGTCAGATGCTACAGAAAGCTTCTAAAGCAATGTTTTTCTCTAGAGAAGAAACGAGTACCACTTCAGTGAGCAGTACTTCTTCAGTTCTGTCCTTGTTCAGTGATAGTAACCATTATGTTCCTTTGGATGAAGAGGAGAAGGGAGTTTGATGCTCTTTGGATCATGCCTCAGGGACCCAATTATATGACATGCTGAGCAACCTCAAGTCCCATGGAAATCAGTCTGAGGTTGAAGTACTTGATGTTTTGTGTGATCGGATGCCAGCATCATTAAGTGAATGCCAAGTGCAGATTTGGGTTTTGCGCTCTTTGTATCTTTGCTGCTAGTGGCAGTCAAATAAAAGGCAAATAGTATAAAATTAATGTTGAGATTCTCTTATTTTTATCATCAGAATGACCCCAAATGATCTCAGCTTGCCTTACAGTCCGTGCATGGGGTTTAAAGAATTAGCAGCAAAGTAAACTCATGCTGCTTCTTCTATAGAGtaaataattttgcttctgATTCTTGCAAGCATAAATTTCCTATGATCCTTTCACAGTCTTTTTGTCAGAGGTGGGTGAAAGTGCTGAATTCAGAGCTTATTTAGGCAGCTTACtttaatgtgtattttttgaaaaaggtAATGGTTTGGGTGAATTGGAGAGCTCTTTGTTTTTGAGTGGGTGCTGAAACATGAAGTATATGATgtattatacatatatttaaactGTCCATACCACTCTGTTAATGAACTATGTTTCCTGATTCTGTAACATACCTCCTTGAGTCTCTGTTTTCTCCTGACCTGAACCGGAATACTGATCCATCATCAATAGCACGTCCTGAGCATGTCATAAAAATTTCAAGCCATGGTCCTGTAGACATGCCTAAGTTCTTGAGTGCACATATTAGACTCCAGTTGTTGTATGAAGCCTGCTCAATTTAGGATCATGACTGTTACTTTTCTATAATGAATTCTGCTCTATAGTTGTCACCAAGCTGCACAATGAAGTGTAGCgattttaaaataagatgttGTTTAAAATCAAGAGAACATTGTTTTGCAAAGTTTTCATGACATCTTCCCAGTGAGATAATGGGTCTACAGTTTGACGCTTTTTCTTCAACCATGAGGTTAGTTCTGTAAGCTAGCTCTTTTTGTTCCATGTTTGCACATCTTTTGCACGGTAGAGCCCTTGCCTATGGGTGAGGTTTGCCATAAATTAATGTGTCTGCTTTTGCAGTGCAATAAAGAGGTTACTTTTTAGAGGGAAACAAAACTCATCACAAAGGTAAATTATCACTGAATTGCTATAGAAGAAGCAGCTCCTGGAGAAGCAGATGATAATGTCCTCTGCCTGCATTAAAAGTAGATACAGACCTACTCTCATGTACCTGCATCCTACTGGGGTCAGGTACTAAGTTTAGTGGTAGATCAACTTAAcagttttttttcagcaatgctTTAAGAGAATATCAGGAAGTTAGAGTTCAGAAGACTaggaatgaaattatttttaacaagggCCGATGAGAAGTATTAAGCATAATAGTATGTTTTGTATGACAATGATAAAactgaatgatttttttctttcctatttaaaGGAAGAGCCAAGGCTGGATGTTCTGATAAATAATGCAGGCATATTCCAGTGTCCATACATGAAGACAGAGGATGGTTTTGAGATGCAATTTGGCGTAAACCACTTGGGTCACTTCTTGCTCACCAACCTTCTTCTGGGCCTCCTCAAAAATTCTGCTCCCAGCAGGATTGTGGTAGTATCCTCAAAGCTTTACAAATATGGAGAGATCAACTTTGAAGACTTGAACAGTGAAATAAGTTACAATAAAAGCTTTTGTTACAGTCGGAGTAAACTGGCTAACATATTATTTGCAAGGGAGCTAGCCCGTCGATTAGAAGGGACAGGAGTCACTGTCAATTCACTTCATCCTGGGATTGTCAGAACAAATCTAGGCAGATACGTGAACATTCCTTTGCTGGCAAAACCCCTATTCAACTTGGTGTCATGGGCTTTCTTCAAAACACCTCTGGAAGGAGCCCAGACTTCTATTTATTTGGCTTCTTCTCCTGATGTCGAAGGCGtgtcaggaaaatattttggggactGCAAAGAGGAGGAACTCGTGCCCAAAGCCATGGATGATTTGGTTGCAAGAAAGTTGTGGGATATCAGTGAAGTGATGGTTGGCTTATTGAAATAAGTGCCAGGGGGTATCTGCAAATAGAATGCAGATAACTATGCAACACACATTTGCAACAGTGTGATTCTCACTTTAAGTGCTGTGGGAATACAGATTACTCTGCTCAATAGGTATTAAATAGAGGAGTGATTTATGCTGGAactctgttttgaaataaaggACAATCTTCCTTTAATAGACGCAGGCATTCAAAACAAGTCTGAAATAGAGTTTGAGGGTGTGAATATAATTTCTGGTTAAATCTGCTTGGAAACTCgtgttttacaaataaaaattgaacaactgtgttttgcaatatatatgcatatttgtCATGTTCCACTATTTGTAGTTGGGCTGGACAATGCAGGGTACTGATGGTGAAACACTTCTCCTGtaaaaaggttttgaaaataGATCCTAATAATAATATTAGGattgttgtctttttttaagccatcacaatgaaaaatggaataaaCAGTTTTACCAATATCTTACACTGTAATCATTTAGGCCTCTGAGTGCTGTTCAAAGACTTGTCAGCCCCATGGTTCAGTGAACAAAACTGTTGAGCCGTGTACAGTTTAGCTGTGAAGCACAAAGTCAACTTTTTTGAGTGATGTTGCTGCTATTCGATGAGTGCATACACTTGGTTGTGCAAGCcgtatttttaatttcatgtgtGCTAAACTTGCTATTTATTGATACGCAGACACCTTGGGTTTCATTAAAAACATAGTTGATGGATGTATTATGGTCTTGATAGGACTTTGCATGTCACGAATTGTGTGCACACGAAGTTCATGAGACACTGCCCAGATTAGACTGAAGAGAATGCTtttcagtgtgtgtgtttggcTTGACTGATGGCACTTTAACTCAGTGATGAGATTAGATAAGTCTGTCTAATACAGCTTACTGAatattctttaataaaaatctttttaaaaaagacatagTGTTCATTCTTTCGTGGTGGAAGATATATTAGAAACCGGTGGTCTTGGCACGGTAGTCTTGTTTCAAACCAGAAGATTCACCTGTATTGGTTTAGGGACCTTGTCACGTAGGGTTGGTAGGAATAAAATGGGCTCCAAATAACTACATGGGTATTACGTGAGATGTgctgatttattctttttttaattcatataaCTACTGGGTTCATATTGACATTTATGACTTCTTGTTTTGCTCTactgtaataaaatattctaGCAGTTAAGATATATAGAATAAATATGGAAGAATGATTTAGAGTGATCTATCTTAAGAAATATTACTCAAGGGAAGGAGTATCAACAATAACTGATGTATTCAGTAGAACCTTATTATCTACTTCTAAATAGGTATTAGTTCTGCACTTCAGGTAGCAACCAGCCAAATTTCTGAgcttctttctctgcctgtttACTCAGACTCTCAGTATATTTTAACTTTTGCACAGTGGCGTGGACCTGATCGAGCCTTGCCCTTCACCAGCAAGATTGTGTTCTGGGTGAGTGACTTGGGTGGGGATGGAAGGTGGCATTCCAGAAAATCACAAGGCAAGCTACGAAACAGAACAGGTTTTTGAGATCTTGTAACATGTTGAGTTTTGCACTGCTCGCTGTATGGCAAGGTGTAGAGATGGGTGTGTTGTTAAAGCATACTCTGAACATTGAACAAAAGTTCTCTAAGTAATGCCAGAGGGAGGTGTGTAACATGCTAAGAGATGTTCTGCTTTGATCTTCAGTGTTGCATTTCACATTCTCATTCCAAATACTTGCAAATAGCTGCACGCAGCACCTTTAAACAGCTATCTAAAGAATTAAAAGTTCATTAAGTTCTctgtaaagagagagagaagctgaacCAAACTCGGGTTTGTGTTTTCAGTACTGCTGTAGTGATACTAAAGGAACACTACTGTATTGTTTCACTGCTGAAACGTGTGTACCTGTTGCAAGGAAAGCCTTGGATGCAAAGGTGGAGAAAGGAGATGGCTAGTCTGAAAATACTGTAGTAAAGAACTGCACTGAAACTGACTGAAGAGCAgagaaatatataatttttcagaCTGAATGACCAACATACGGTGTGCACTTGCCTTCAAAACAGCAAAGGTGGATTTGTACTGAAATAAGAGGTGTGGAAGAAGTCCCAGTCGTGGTATGGCTGCATAATGTGTAATGCTTCATACATCTACCAGgtgcttggttttattttcttttgaaacatcaTGGAAATAAGAGCTATTGTCAGAAAGGGATTACATTCCTGCAATCATAACTAAATTGCAGGCCTCGTTCCAGAGTAGGAGAGTGATCACATGATACCCTTAATGGAATATTAATGAATTAATATTGCCTGAAAACAATTTGAAAGGGTGGATTGTTAGGAACTTACCGACAGGTAAGCTTTTTTCAATGTctgaaataagtaaaatttgtcaCTTTCGAGGTTGAATGTAATTTAGCCTCTCTGGACCAGAAAGCTTTGATTACTCTCTTGAGACTGCTGTTAATGTTTGTTTATGTGATGTTTTTGTTATTCTAGTAGCATCTAGGAACTGGAGACCTCATAGGTCAACCGATCTTGCAAAATGTAAGTGCAAAACCAAAGAAGACCCCTTATTTTAACAAGCAGTAACGCTGACTCAGTCTAGGTTAGAACCATGCATTTTGGCTAAGGAAGTATCTCTGCTCTACTCTACTCTGCAGTATCTTAGTAAGCTCCGATTATATGTGTATGTTTTGAGGACTGCCTGCTGAATGTCTTCTCTTGGAGCTGGTAGAGGATGCTCATAAGAGGAGACCAGCACCTTCACACTTCACCCCAGTGTAACAGTGTCTCCAGAAAAATGTGGCAAGCTCTGTATATTACTACTGCATAAACATTTTATATCAAGAGCatgcagccaaaaccaggatcGATTCCAGATGCCTCCTTCCGCCATCACCACCATATGACCACCACCACCCTCAAATTAAACTTATTTCCCATGAAgaattaaactttttaaaaatgagggtGAAAGAGGCAGTGACCAGGGATAGCGTGTAAAGCCAATGGAAATGCAGCTTTCATTGGCAGATACAGACACTGATCACATTGCTGGCAAGTACATTACAAATACGCAAGGAAGCCACAGCTGAGGTTAAGATCTTGTCGAAGTCTGTCATAAACGTAAATGTTACAAGGCAACTCCTTCCAAAGCCAAAATGTACTTTCAGCTATCTTACATAAATTGTTAGAATTTCAGCGTTTGATTCTGGGTCCACCAGCAGCATTGGGCCAGCGCTCAGCACCTGTGCCCTGGGGATTTAAAAACTGGCTGGGATGTGTACAGGGCACAGTGAATCGCGAGAACGTAGCCCCTGcccttttgcttttcatggGGGAAATGCCTCTGCCCTGCCATAGCCGAGAGGCGGAGGGCCACCGCAGCAATTAACTTTGGCTATTTGCAAACTTTCCCTGCTGGAGCCTTCGGCCAGTCTCAGCAATGAGTGAAAATGCTTCTAAGTGGTCCCATCTCTCAATGATCGCATTTTGTATAGCAACAACATTGCAGACTAACTGTACTCTAAAagggttattttaaaattggtgCATGAGAGTATGTGTGTGCAGATGTGTGTGCAGGTGCAATTTAATCCCTCATTTTAAAAGGTGGACAGGAAGAGCTGTCAACGATGTGCGGAGGAgctgaggggagaggagagcggTTCTTAGCATGGGATTGTCACCGGCCGCCTGCGCTGCTTTGGTACGTGATGAGACGTTGGGCTTGGGGCAGATCTGTCGGGCTTGAGCTCAGCGTTGAGCTCAGTTGCTTAAAGTTGCATCCAGGTAGACGTACCCACCGCCTGCTTTTGCAGCTGGAGAGCACACCCGCACAGCCGAGGGGAGGAAATCTCTCCGTGTAATGGTCGAGAGAAACAGGCTTCAAGTGTCTTAAGGGGAGTATTTTTTAACTGCTTCAGTACAATTTATTCATCTTTGGCTATGGTGCTTTTCAAAGTGTCCTGTAACCAGCTTCCCTCACGGACAGACCAAGagtttaagaaagaaataatttcctttttttaaaatttttttctttcttttgattcTCAGTCCCAGGCCCTAGCTATAAGCCAGTCCTCCCTGCACACATGTAG includes these proteins:
- the RDH14 gene encoding retinol dehydrogenase 14, with the protein product MAAAAVALALGGGLVLAAWRWLRGEARAAAAAGAGAGAGASMRGKTVIITGANSGLGRAAAAELLRMRARVIMGCRDRARAERAAREIRAELGERAEGEGGGELVVRELDLASLRSVRAFCHRVLQEEPRLDVLINNAGIFQCPYMKTEDGFEMQFGVNHLGHFLLTNLLLGLLKNSAPSRIVVVSSKLYKYGEINFEDLNSEISYNKSFCYSRSKLANILFARELARRLEGTGVTVNSLHPGIVRTNLGRYVNIPLLAKPLFNLVSWAFFKTPLEGAQTSIYLASSPDVEGVSGKYFGDCKEEELVPKAMDDLVARKLWDISEVMVGLLK